TCAGACCTGGTAGTATCACGCGGAATTCTGACCTCTGGCTCAGAGGAGGACTGCGATGCTGCGCCTGTCACTTGTGATTGCCCTGGCGGTCGCCGGCTGCTCGCAGCGCGCCGACTGGCGCGCGAGCCTCGTTCCTGCATCGCCTCGCGCCGCGACGGCGCCGGGCGAACTCCGCCGGCCGGTGGCAACGTACTCCATCGTCGCGCGCGATCCGGCGACGGGGCAGATGGGAGTGGCGGTGCAGTCGCACTGGTTTTCGGTCGGCCCCATCGTGCCGTGGGCCGAGGCGGGAGTCGGCGCGGTGGCGACGCAGTCGCTTGTCGATCCGGCGTACGGGCCGCTGGGCCTCGAGATGATGCGCCTGGGTCGCAGCGCGCCTGAGGCGCTGGCGGGACTGCTCGCTTCAGATGAGAATCGCGAAGTGCGGCAGGTGGCGATGGTCGATGCGCGCGGCGGCATCGCAGCGCACACCGGCGCGCGGTGCATCGCCGCGGCGGGCTGCATCGTTGACACCGACCAGCAGTTCTCCTGCCAGGCGAACCTGATGGAGAAGGACACCGTGTGGCCGGCGATGGGGGATGCGTACCTTGCCGCGAACGGCGATCTGGCCGATCGATTGCTCGCAGCGCTCGATGCGGCGCAGGCCGAAGGCGGCGACATCCGCGGCCGGCAGTCGGCGGCGATTCTGATCGTCGCCCCCACGTCAACTGGCAAGCCGTGGGTCGATCGACTCTTTGACCTGCGCGTCGAGGATCATCCCGAACCTCTCGAGGAACTGCGACGGCTCGTCGGCGTGCAGCGAGCGTACAACCACATGAACGCGGGCGATCTGGCGATGGAGCACGGCGACTTCGACGGGGCCAACCGCGAGTACACGAAGGCCGAACAGCTTCAGCCGCAGATCGTGGAGATTTCATTCTGGCGGGCGACGACGCTGGTCGCCAGCGGCAAGGTGGAGGAGTCGCTGCCGATCTTCAAGCGCGTGTTCGCGCAGGAACCAAACTGGGCCGTGCTGGTCCCGCGCCTGGTTGACGCGGGGTTGCTCACGGATGATGAGGCGGTGATTGCACGGATTCTGGAGCAGAGGTAGCGAGCGGGTTGAGTCTGGCGGTGAAGAGGCCCAGCGTCGCGGCGATCCCAGCTTGCCAGAGGGCGAACGTGGCGGTGATGCAGAGGAAGCCGCCGAGAGTTGCCACATCCGGAATCGTTGCCATCGGATTGAGCAGCGCCCATGTCCCAATGGGAATGCCGGCCGCAGCGCCGCCGACGCACGCTCCCAAGAGTGGACGACGGGACGAAACGATCGGCTTCAGAAGCTCATTGAAAAGGTCGCGCAAGGACCTGCGCTGACCCAACGTGAGAATGGGGTGTGCCTGCCGCGCGAGGTAGTGTTCCAGCGCCAGCGCACTGAGTGCACCCGCGGCTGCCGCCGAGAGCGCCAGCAGGAGTGGAGAATCGCGCGTTGTTCCAAAGAGAACGATGGTGATTCCGACGAGCCAGGTGCTCAATGCTGCACTGATTGCACGGATACGCGAGTGCAGGACGGGGCCATCATCCTGAAGCAGTGGGCCGAGCACCATCATGCCAAAGCAGATCGCGGGCGCCACGAGCAGCAAGATGAACGCCAGCATCATCAGGGGCCACATCAGTGATGCTGTCATGAGGACCGCCAAACCAATGACTGCGGCACTCATCGCGCCCGAAATCACTCCGACTCGTGCCCATCTCAGCACCAGATGACGCGGCGTGAGTGACTCGCCGCTCCACGCCATTTCCCAGTCGATCGGCTCGCCACATTCCGGACAATGGTCGCCGGTGAAAGCGCGCAGCCAGTAACCGCAATGCGCGCACGCCGGCGTCGGCCGTGCGTCGGCGTAATTGTCGCCGCCGCCGGGTTCTCGCTCTCCGGCTTGCGAACTCACATCATTCAGTTGCGGAGCAGCGCCCTCGCCGGCCATGGTGCGCGCGGCACTCAACTCAGCAGCAAGAATGCCAAGCAGGCAGGCCACAGCGGTTTGCCACGCGACGATGACGGACGCGATCTGGAATTCATCGCCGCCAGCGATGGCGGGCAAGCCGACCCACGCCGTAGTCGCCGATGCAAGAGCGGCCGCGAGCCATGCCGCCCCGCCCCCCACTGCGGCAGCTGCTCTGGCCCGATGCTTGAGCAAGCGCCGCTCCTGAATTGCCGGCAGCATATCGTCATCCGAAAGCTGAGGATAGATCAGTCTGACGAGTGCCGCGGCGCCAAATCCGCCGGCTACGGCGAGCGCGAACGCGTCCCATTCGGCCGATCGCGGCAGGAGACTCAGCAGAGCGCGGATGCCCGCGGCAAAAAAGAAAACTGCAGCGCTGGAAATAAGGCCACGCGACAGCGGCAGCGCAATCAAAGCGGATTCGCGCAGCAGTGGCATCACCACGATCAGTCCGAACAGCAATCCGGGGCCGAGGCAAGCCACGACGAGACCGAAGCCGGCGACGAAGTCCTGCATACCGCCCGTGGCTCGCAGACCGATGGCGCAGATGGCCGCTGACATCAGCCCGGCAGCGGCGCCAGCGCACGCGTATCGAAGACCGAGGACGCGCGCCGTGAGTCGCTGGCCTCGTACCGCCATCTTCCAGTCGATTATCCGTCCGCACCCCAGGCAGGTCCGGCCCTGATGGCCGTGCAACCATCGGTCACAGTACGGGCAAGCCGGCAGTCTGCGGGGGGCGTTCACGGACCTAACTGTACCCGACAGGCGCGTGCTCTCGATCTGAAGCACCGGTGAGTTCCCTGATTTGGCCGGGCCGCGGCGCTGGCGTGCAGCGCGTCTGCCGTGGCGGGCTATGATGCGCTTGATATCCGCTTGTCCGTCTTTTTCCGGGAAGGAAGGCGATCATGCCCGCACGTGCGAAGATCTCGATCATTGGTGGTGGAAACGTCGGCGCTTCGTGCGCCCTCTGGGCTGCATCCAAGGAACTGGGCGACATCGTCGTACTCGACATCCCGCAGGCCGAGAATCTCGTCAAGGGCAAGATGCTCGATCTCGCCCAGTGCTCGCCCATCGAGCGCTTCGACTGCAACATCGTCGGCACCGCGGACTACAAGGACATCGCCAATTCCGACGTCGTCGTCGTCACCGCCGGCCTGCCGCGCAAGCCCGGCATGAGCCGCGATGATCTCATCCAGACCAACGTCAAGATCGTCAAGAGCGTGAGCGAGAACATTCGCGAGTACGC
This sequence is a window from Phycisphaerales bacterium. Protein-coding genes within it:
- a CDS encoding DUF1028 domain-containing protein gives rise to the protein MLRLSLVIALAVAGCSQRADWRASLVPASPRAATAPGELRRPVATYSIVARDPATGQMGVAVQSHWFSVGPIVPWAEAGVGAVATQSLVDPAYGPLGLEMMRLGRSAPEALAGLLASDENREVRQVAMVDARGGIAAHTGARCIAAAGCIVDTDQQFSCQANLMEKDTVWPAMGDAYLAANGDLADRLLAALDAAQAEGGDIRGRQSAAILIVAPTSTGKPWVDRLFDLRVEDHPEPLEELRRLVGVQRAYNHMNAGDLAMEHGDFDGANREYTKAEQLQPQIVEISFWRATTLVASGKVEESLPIFKRVFAQEPNWAVLVPRLVDAGLLTDDEAVIARILEQR